Proteins encoded within one genomic window of uncultured Desulfobacter sp.:
- a CDS encoding transposase zinc-binding domain-containing protein, with amino-acid sequence MYASRYGFWRTYVMTVIYKYLDCGDLHMGFARVRCESCGHEYLLAFSCKRRHFCPSCHQKREIEYEEWLLTNVLKDVSHRQWVFSIPKRLRIYSPVLRLLFEQIQGNEEKGRDRW; translated from the coding sequence ATGTATGCATCCCGGTATGGATTCTGGCGGACATATGTCATGACCGTGATCTATAAATACCTGGATTGCGGTGATCTTCATATGGGATTTGCCAGGGTCCGATGTGAATCATGTGGGCACGAGTATCTGCTGGCATTTTCATGTAAGCGAAGACATTTTTGCCCTTCCTGCCATCAGAAAAGAGAGATTGAATACGAGGAATGGCTGCTTACCAACGTATTGAAGGATGTATCCCACCGGCAGTGGGTATTCAGCATTCCCAAACGGTTGAGAATATACAGTCCGGTACTACGGTTATTATTCGAACAAATTCAGGGGAATGAGGAAAAAGGCCGAGACAGATGGTGA